A region from the Aphis gossypii isolate Hap1 chromosome 1, ASM2018417v2, whole genome shotgun sequence genome encodes:
- the LOC114128384 gene encoding DNA mismatch repair protein Msh2, with the protein MSKKPINHLNLDPEQQKTFVRFHKSLPDKPLTTVRFFNRQDYYTVHGQDATFAAKDFYKTNHSIKIIGSDDDTLESLIFNKANFEAYIKQLLLVNHYKVEIFVNKGGKWALDYKGSPGNLSQFEDLLFGNVEQIEANVVIALKLSPDFKNNKLIGLGAVDTVENKFQLSEFTDDEYFSHTESIVIKISPKECILMTDGSNPDVEQLKKVVERCGVLVTMKKKSEFSTDTLIQDLNKLIMFEEGQQPNAHTLPQLQLEVASAAIAAVIKYLELSSDSDNLNQYTVDNLGYDKFVHLDSAGVQALNLFSNSGTMSKNDSILGIFNKCRSPHGQRLLTQWIRQPLRDLNKINERLDIVETLVTDTDIRQQLHDQHLRTIPDLQALMRKIQRKKANLQDCYRIYQAIQKLPDLVQTLSNSDNKTLNSVITTPLKELVNDMNKYQAMIEETIDLKLIERGEFLIQSGFDDELQEMRNQMDDYETKMKSNLTKTNGALGISVKLDSNSQYGFFYKVSLKDAKIVSNNKSYEVLDTTKGGGMRFRSSKLTELNTEYQSIHKNYLEHQKSIVVEVIQTASSYNATILNLSRTLAQLDVLTSFSMLAASSLRPYVRPNLHPQGRGLLDLKQVRHPCVEVQDSVSYIPNDAYFEQGKCTFNVITGPNMGGKSTYIRSVAVAVFMAHMGSFVPCDAAEISVVDAILARVGANDSQIKGLSTFMVEMIETVSILKRATSESLVIIDELGRGTSTYEGCGIACAIAERLAAETKAFTLFATHFHELTKLQETIPTITNKHVSAVTTDDSLTLLYQVQPGSCDKSFGIHVAAMAKFPKNVIQDAAKKLALLESFQNNLTTEDNLKEINEADKEKFLIECKRCAQECASSDDELFKRIKKLRTEFL; encoded by the exons atgtctaaaaaaccgatcaatcatttaaatcttg atcCAGAACAGCAAAAGACATTTGTACGGTTCCATAAATCACTACCTGAT AAACCTTTAACGACTGTTCGTTTTTTCAATCGGCAAGATTATTATACTGTCCATGGTCAAGATGCTACTTTTGCTGCTAAAgacttttataaaacaaatcattcgataaaaattattgggtCAG atgaTGACACACTAGAATCATTGATATTCAATAAAGCCAATTTTGAAGcatatataaaacaactttTGTTGGTCAACCATTACAAAGTAGAAATTTTTGTCAACAAAGGTGGAAAATGGGCTCTAGATTATAag ggCTCGCCTGGTAACTTATCTCAGTTTGAAGATTTACTATTTGGAAATGTAGAACAAATTGAAGCAAATGTAGTTATTGCTTTAAAGCTAAGCCCAGACTTCAAAAATAACAAg ttaattggaTTAGGGGCAGTAGATAcagtagaaaataaattccaaCTAAGTGAATTTACTGatgatgaatatttttctcACACTGAatcaatagtaattaaaatttcgcCAAAAGAATGTATTCTTATGACGGATGGTAGTAATCCTGATGtggaacaattaaaaaaagtagttgAGCGTTGTGGAGTACTTGTGACCATGAAAAAGAAATCCGAATTTAGTACGGATAcattaatacaagatttaaaCAAGCTTATTATGTTCGAAGAAGGACAGCAACCAAATGCCCACACTTTACCTCAGTTACAACTTGAAGTTGCTTCTGCTGCAATAGCtgcagttataaaatatcttgaa TTATCATCTGATTCGGATAACTTAAATCAATACACTGTTGATAATTTGGGATATGACAAATTTGTTCACTTAGATAGTGCTGGTGTTCAAGCACTTAATCTATTTTCTAATTCTGGTACAATGTCCAAAAATGATTCTATTcttggaatttttaataaatgtcgCTCACCACATGGGCAAAg ATTGTTAACTCAATGGATCAGACAACCATTAAgagatttgaataaaattaatgaacgcTTGGATATTGTTGAAACCCTTGTTACTGATACAGATATTAGACAACAACTACACGATCAACATTTACGTACAATACCTGACCTCCAAGCTCTTATGCGTAagattcaaagaaaaaaagcaAATCTACAAGActgttatag GATATATCAAGCAATACAAAAGCTTCCAGACCTTGTGCAAACACTGAGCAATTCAGATAATAAAACTCTAAATAGTGTAATTACAACTCCATTAAAAGAACTTGTCAACGACATGAATAAATATCAGGCCATGATTGAGGaaacaattgatttaaaattgatcgAACGAGGCGAGTTTCTCATTCAATCAGGATTTGATGACGAATTACAAGAAATGAGAAATCAAATGGATGACtatgaaacaaaaatgaaatcaaatttaaccAAAACTAATGGCGCATTAGGAATTTCTGTGAAATTGGATTCAAATTCACAATATGGTTTTTTCTATAAAGTctcattaaaa GATGctaaaattgtttcaaataataaatcatatgaaGTTCTAGACACTACTAAAGGCGGGGGTATGCGTTTTCGATCATCTAAACTAACAGAACTTAATACAGAATACcaaagtatacataaaaactatttggAACATCAAAAATCTATTGTAGTCGAAGTCATCCAAACAgcta gtagttaCAATGCAACCATACTTAATCTAAGTCGTACTCTGGCACAGTTGGACGTTTTAACGAGCTTTTCTATGCTAGCCGCCAGTTCTTTACGTCCATATGTGAGACCAAATTTACATCCCCAAGGTCGCGGTCTATTAGACTTGAAACAAGTGAGGCATCCTTGTGTTGAGGTACAAGATTCAGTATCCTACATACCTAATGATGCTTACTTTGAACAAG GAAAATGcacatttaatgtaataactgGTCCAAACATGGGTGGAAAAAGTACTTACATTAGAAGTGTTGCTGTGGCCGTTTTTATGGCACACATGGGAAGTTTTGTACCTTGTGATGCTGCTGAAATAAGTGTGGTTGATGCTATTTTAGCTCGAGTTGGAGCAAATGATTCTCAGATTAAAGGATTATCTACGTTCATGGTTGAAATGATAGAGACTGTTTCTATACTCAAA AGAGCTACTTCAGAATCATTGGTGATTATTGACGAATTAGGTAGAGGTACATCAACTTATGAAGGTTGTGGAATTGCCTGTGCCATTGCAGA acGTTTGGCTGCTGAAACTAAAGCATTTACATTATTTGCTACTCATTTCCATGAGTTAACTAAACTCCAGGAGACTATACCAACAATCACCAATAAACATGTCTCTGCTGTTACTACAGATGATAGTTTAACACTTTTGTACCAAGTGCAACCGGGATCATGTGATAAAAGTTTTGGTATTCATGTTGCTGCTATGgcaaaatttccaaaaaatgttattcaa GACGCTGCTAAGAAGCTTGCTCTGTTGGagagttttcaaaataacctAACTACAGAAGATAatctaaaa gaAATCAATGAAGctgataaagaaaaatttctgATTGAATGCAAACGTTGTGCACAAGAATGTGCTTCATCGGATGATGAGTtatttaaacgtataaaaaaattgagaaccgagttcctataa
- the LOC114128383 gene encoding uncharacterized protein LOC114128383 produces MQTTFNVCKLYLLLCLGLSTNASPILNGLKTTSSDYQQSSLSLENEPTFPPTTNFGNVKTKSNLQTVSEVDQSLKNTPGITTTYRDQNGNLVTQVKKEIFNKDNGQSSHTFEMQESKQLPNGYSKSFKKEYSSSSVNGPQPILFVQKPLNTEKYYNSEQLSNGESSSYGSFQNYQGQSIPANIGNIGIKSNFKSTVDQSLTNVPGITSTFRDQNGNIVTQVKKEIVTNNDGQNGHVTEFEETKQLPNGYSKSFRKEYSSSSVTGPQPTIFVQKPLNTEKYYNSEQLSNGESSSYGSFQNYQGQSIPANVGNIGIKSNFKSTVDQSLTNVPGVTSTFRDQNGNIVTQIKKEIVTNNDGLNGHVTEFEETKQLPNGYSKSFRKEYSSSSVVGIPPTLIKVNTTEKNMYSPQKFTQKETEKFNGYNTFFNNQKYTSDPNSPINSQVFNNKKQSLETTGSSFGHSTTDQIDCEEGSSSTSLTNQNFKQQTINTHFLPVNQQVPVNNNPYSTLTQEKVGQQSVNLHGYSQPSQIGQQSVDITNSYVPKKPSGQKFEKIESFSTQTQEEVGQQSVDLHGYLQPSHIGQQSVDITNSYVPKKPSGQKFEKIESFSTQTQEEVGQQSVDLHGYLQPSQIGQQSVDITNSYAPKKPSGQKFEKIESFSTQTQEEVGQQSVDLHGYLQPSHIGQQSVDITNSYAPKKPSGQKFEKIESFSTQTQEEVGQQSVDLHGYLQPSQIGQQSVDLTSNLEGHNPTYQKQYGNVNFQSSKLLSQTGKLSTGNDEPITSKYNSVFDKLGQLEHEILGAKSTVNINNGNLQTTYSTNHNVKSMPVQTSQQESHFSKTINENTQYIEPESEIAYSKSFKKDSKLVIQQDAIENHTSNNELFSENLTTPSSVWKKIGDKFKGTIENAKNKAQQLASNINDKVGFSSVTGNPC; encoded by the exons atgcaaacaacatttaat GTTTGCAAATTATATTTGCTATTATGTCTTGGTTTATCAACAAACGCCAGTCCAATATTAAATGGATTAAAAACAACATCATCTGATTATCAACAGAGCAGTTTATCATTAGAAAATGAACCTACGTTTCCTCCTACCACAAATTTTGGAAATGTGAAAACCAAATCTAATTTACAGACGGTTTCAGAAGTTGACCAAAGTCTGAAAAATACTCCAGGTATTACCACAACATACAGAGATCAAAATGGAAATCTTGTAACTCaggtaaaaaaagaaatttttaataaagataatggCCAAAGCTCTCATACATTTGAAATGCAAGAGAGTAAACAACTTCCAAATGGGTAttcaaaaagtttcaaaaaagAATATTCGTCATCCAGCGTAAATGGACCTCAACCTATTCTATTTGTTCAAAAACCATTGAAcacagaaaaatattacaatagtgAACAATTATCAAATGGAGAGTCAAGTTCATATGGATCTTTCCAAAATTATCAAGGACAATCGATACCTGCTAATATAGGAAACATAGgaatcaaatcaaattttaagtcaACTGTTGATCAAAGTTTGACAAATGTACCTGGGATTACATCAACATTTAGAGACCAGAATGGAAACATAGTTACtcaagtaaaaaaagaaattgttaCCAATAATGATGGTCAAAATGGTCATGTAACAGAATTCGAAGAAACAAAACAACTTCCAAATGGATATTCAAAAAGTTTCAGAAAAGAATATTCGTCATCTAGCGTAACAGGACCTCAACCTACtatatttgttcaaaaacCATTGAAcacagaaaaatattacaatagtgAACAATTATCAAATGGAGAGTCGAGTTCATATGGatcttttcaaaattatcaagGACAATCGATACCTGCTAATGTAGGAAACATAGgaatcaaatcaaattttaagtcaACTGTTGATCAAAGTTTAACAAATGTACCCGGGGTTACATCAACATTTAGAGACCAGAATGGAAATATAGTTACTcagataaaaaaagaaattgttaCCAATAACGACGGTCTAAATGGTCATGTAACAGAATTTGAAGAAACAAAACAACTTCCAAACGGATATTCAAAAAGTTTCAGAAAAGAATATTCATCATCTAGTGTAGTTGGTATTCCTCCaacattaattaaagtaaatactaCTGAGAAGAATATGTATTCACCACAAAAATTCACACAAAAGGaaacagaaaaatttaatggttacaatacattttttaacaaccAAAAGTATACATCAGATCCAAACAGCCCAATTAATTCTcaagtatttaacaataaaaaacaatcattaGAAACTACTGGTTCGTCATTTGGTCATAGCACAACAGATCAAATTGACTGTGAAGAAGGATCCTCTAGTACTTCtttaacaaatcaaaattttaaacaacaaacaATTAACACACATTTTTTGCCAGTTAATCAACAAGTACCAGTTAATAACAATCCTTATTCAACACTAACACAAGAGAAAGTTGGTCAACAATCCGTAAATTTACATGGATATTCACAACCATCTCAAATAGGACAACAGTCTGTAGACATTACTAATTCATATGTACCAAAAAAACCAAGTggtcaaaaatttgaaaaaattgagtCATTTTCCACACAAACACAAGAGGAAGTTGGTCAACAATCAGTAGATTTACACGGATATTTACAACCATCTCATATAGGACAACAGTCTGTAGACATTACTAATTCATATGTACCAAAAAAACCAAGTggtcaaaaatttgaaaaaattgagtCATTTTCCACACAAACACAAGAGGAAGTTGGTCAACAATCAGTAGATTTACACGGATATTTACAACCATCTCAAATAGGACAACAGTCTGTAGACATTACAAATTCATATGCACCAAAAAAACCAAGTggtcaaaaatttgaaaaaattgagtCATTTTCCACACAAACACAAGAGGAAGTTGGTCAACAATCAGTAGATTTACACGGATATTTACAACCATCTCATATAGGACAACAGTCTGTAGACATTACTAATTCATATGCACCAAAAAAACCAAGTggtcaaaaatttgaaaaaattgagtCATTTTCCACACAAACACAAGAGGAAGTTGGTCAACAATCAGTAGATTTACACGGATATTTACAACCATCTCAAATAGGACAACAGTCTGTAGACTTAACAAGTAATTTAGAAGGACACAATCCAacatatcaaaaacaatatgGGAATGTGAATTTTCAATCATCAAAATTGTTGTCACAAACTGGAAAATTATCAACGGGTAATGATGAACCTATAAcctctaaatataatagtgtcTTCGATAAGTTAGGTCAATTGGAACATGAAATTCTAGGTGCAAAAAGCACAGTAAACATAAACAATGGAAATTTACAAACCACTTATTCAACCAACCATAATGTAAAAAGCATGCCTGTGCAAACGAGTCAACAAGAGTCCCActtttcaaaaaccataaatGAAAACACACAGTATATAGAACCAGAATCTGAAATAGCTTAttctaaatcatttaaaaaagattCAAAATTAGTAATACAACAAGATGCTATTGAAAATCATACATCAAATAATGAACTTTTTTCAGAAAATCTAACCACACCATCTtcagtttggaaaaaaattggaGATAAATTCAAAGGAACCattgaaaatgcaaaaaacaAAGCCCAACAGTTAGCatctaatattaatgataaagtaGGTTTTTCAAGTGTAACTGGAAACCCatgttaa
- the LOC114128388 gene encoding uncharacterized protein LOC114128388 isoform X1, whose translation MKTLIESKIYMLYCALIVCSLASTSRTANTSDTDATEKVSSFNSTEVTSGSEQYEDFLLSHILTTSIAIPKKSSTTTPGTPSVTVPYKLPQSDGTTTEGFSNPPNLKPKPNKGNSVSGKRYDSSERIPTNGDTRSTPKEHVTMFALENSSTTKKSKPIWGLPTLSPIAQILLSHNSQMEEMEKKSVEQPTRPPMMHVRNKGICRDPEIRKYLAQCQNKAKKTGETGIQRKQGVYKTETTTIENEKEKKRKMELEQIMSDMESDRFNSILNV comes from the exons ATGAAAACGTTGATTGAGTCTAAA atttatatgcTGTACTGCGCGTTAATCGTTTGCAGTTTAGCGTCGACTTCCAGAACCGCCAATACGAGTGATACTGATGCTACTGAAAAAGTATCATCTTTCAATTCGACCGAAGTTACGTCAGGGTCTGAACAATATGAAGATTTTCTCCT atCACACATACTAACAACTTCAATTGCGATTCCGAAAAAAAGTTCGACAACGACTCCTGGAACACCATCTGTTACGGTTCCTTACAAATTACCGCAGTCCGACGGAACCACGACGGAAGGCTTTTCGAATCCACCAAATCTGAAGCCAAAACCAAATAAAGGTAACAGTGTGTCAGGTAAGAGGTACGATTCTAGCGAGCGGATACCGACGAATGGTGACACTCGGTCCACCCCTAAGGAACACGTAACTATGTTTGCACTAGAAAATTCGTCGACAACGAAAAAATCGAAGCCGATTTGGGGGCTGCCTACTCTCAGTCCCATCGCTCAAATTTTGTTATCTCATAATTCCCAGATGGAAGagatggaaaaaaaatcagtagAACAACCTACacg tccTCCTATGATGCATGTACGAAACAAAGGCATTTGCAGAGATCCTGaaatcagaaaatatttaGCACA gtGTCAAAATAAAGCAAAGAAAACCGGGGAAACCGGAATTCAGCGAAAACAAGGAGTCTACAAAACAGAAACGACTACGATcgaaaatgaaaaagaaaagaaaagaaaaatggaACTTGAACAGATTATGTCAGATATGGAGTCTGATAGATTTAACagcatattaaatgtttag
- the LOC114128388 gene encoding uncharacterized protein LOC114128388 isoform X2, with amino-acid sequence MLYCALIVCSLASTSRTANTSDTDATEKVSSFNSTEVTSGSEQYEDFLLSHILTTSIAIPKKSSTTTPGTPSVTVPYKLPQSDGTTTEGFSNPPNLKPKPNKGNSVSGKRYDSSERIPTNGDTRSTPKEHVTMFALENSSTTKKSKPIWGLPTLSPIAQILLSHNSQMEEMEKKSVEQPTRPPMMHVRNKGICRDPEIRKYLAQCQNKAKKTGETGIQRKQGVYKTETTTIENEKEKKRKMELEQIMSDMESDRFNSILNV; translated from the exons atgcTGTACTGCGCGTTAATCGTTTGCAGTTTAGCGTCGACTTCCAGAACCGCCAATACGAGTGATACTGATGCTACTGAAAAAGTATCATCTTTCAATTCGACCGAAGTTACGTCAGGGTCTGAACAATATGAAGATTTTCTCCT atCACACATACTAACAACTTCAATTGCGATTCCGAAAAAAAGTTCGACAACGACTCCTGGAACACCATCTGTTACGGTTCCTTACAAATTACCGCAGTCCGACGGAACCACGACGGAAGGCTTTTCGAATCCACCAAATCTGAAGCCAAAACCAAATAAAGGTAACAGTGTGTCAGGTAAGAGGTACGATTCTAGCGAGCGGATACCGACGAATGGTGACACTCGGTCCACCCCTAAGGAACACGTAACTATGTTTGCACTAGAAAATTCGTCGACAACGAAAAAATCGAAGCCGATTTGGGGGCTGCCTACTCTCAGTCCCATCGCTCAAATTTTGTTATCTCATAATTCCCAGATGGAAGagatggaaaaaaaatcagtagAACAACCTACacg tccTCCTATGATGCATGTACGAAACAAAGGCATTTGCAGAGATCCTGaaatcagaaaatatttaGCACA gtGTCAAAATAAAGCAAAGAAAACCGGGGAAACCGGAATTCAGCGAAAACAAGGAGTCTACAAAACAGAAACGACTACGATcgaaaatgaaaaagaaaagaaaagaaaaatggaACTTGAACAGATTATGTCAGATATGGAGTCTGATAGATTTAACagcatattaaatgtttag